From a region of the Trichoderma atroviride chromosome 6, complete sequence genome:
- a CDS encoding uncharacterized protein (EggNog:ENOG41) translates to MEGLDQPEGTCVYPLGTAAPKVPQPLLYNFELYPPYKPLALRPSVSTPSHPQFFRDASSSLSLSAASTPSSLFAAASPYLLVDTQSPPSLCFSPSSSLSGASSVAVMDLDPPPGAEMPSFGLTGSSLPEPQPGAASADGPGSLPVDRRPKKSSMTCAVCRFRKVRCNGARPCCGNCQRLGFPCSYDDADVDAWSLSLPRRRVKQACLSCHSRKARCSGHLPSCERCRVQGIECVYRPSKRAKPSSLTKSPNSPDRDSDREGGRDGRSQGENRYQDDGRNESPALTDQASSASPGPDITEGLSIDESFDSIVNRAFDLFFRYVHHMPMFTFLHRASLMEQYQAGKVERPLLLAIVGITSCLTNMGPGMREYGNLCIDKAEALLLADYSRLSIVKIQALVFVIKHRILCNKFSSAFVLHSFASRYATALRLNYEAPHLRFLAQESRRRLMWAMYCIDTSVCGGYPDFVLWRADQIHVSLPCNERNFEFDLAQHTEKLVPDSHQPRPPLAEDVGTLALHARILYIRQKIIEFTRVAQYDRGMEPAELQGRILALDKELSDFAANLPTSFQFSENSLRLRAYSPRICVFVMIHVWWRQCYCDLYRLALADVNGGLPQSMLEMFDQAFLDHCHRQCVDHALALTHIFSLIQKLDAKPVADIDLAMCAYQCARMLMYLFQLDLFSRFGITAETVMEQAQLCLQTIKDCCVGPAVDCIVTDLERLISQGRAGSIQGNNMPSQTIPQNAQFADGSDVMNASSAGMQPFSSPPNAANSAVSPFTHPVMTAPWMSDSGFASTMDQQTLPPEMHAADPSKGETPELSAPRSDYAQSDLNNAYDGAFAGLGLDDGFDYAMGVDMNLWATNGGSWMSQGFGNNTWL, encoded by the exons ATGGAGGGCCTGGACCAGCCAGAGGGTACCTGCGTGTACCCACTAGGAACCGCGGCGCCAAAAGTTCCTCAACCG CTGCTCTACAACTTTGAGCTCTACCCTCCCTATAAGCCACTTGCGCTGCGCCCGTCCGTGTCCACGCCGAGCCACCCCCAGTTTTTCCGAGAcgcctccagctctctctctctgtccgCCGCCTCGACGCCGTCCAGCCTcttcgccgcagcctctccgTACCTGCTCGTCGATACGCAGTCGCCACCGTCGCTGTGCTtctcgccgtcctcgtccCTCTCCGGAGCGTCGTCAGTCGCCGTGATGGACCTCGACCCGCCGCCCGGGGCCGAGATGCCGTCCTTTGGCCTCACCGGGTCGTCGCTCCCGGAGCCTCAGCCCGGCGCTGCCAGCGCAGACGGCCCCGGATCCCTGCCCGTCGACCGCCGTCCCAAGAAGTCGTCCATGACATGCGCCGTCTGTCGCTTCCGCAAGGTTCGGTGCAACGGCGCGCGTCCGTGCTGTGGCAATTGCCAGCGCCTGGGCTTCCCCTGCTCCTACGACGAtgccgacgtcgacgcctggtctctctcgctgccgcGGCGGCGTGTCAAGCAGGCCTGTCTGAGCTGCCACAGCCGCAAGGCGCGGTGCTCCGGCCATCTGCCCTCGTGTGAGCGGTGTCGCGTCCAGGGCATCGAGTGTGTCTACCGGCCCAGCAAGCGAGCCAAGCCGTCGTCACTTACCAAGAGCCCCAACAGCCCAGATCGAGATTCAGACCGAGAAGGTGGTCGAGACGGCCGCAGTCAGGGAGAGAATCGATATCAGGATGATGGACGCAACGAAAGCCCAGCCTTGACTGACCAGGCCAGCTCTGCCAGTCCTGGACCGGACATCACCGAAGG CCTTTCTATAGACGAAAGCTTCGACTCCATTGTCAACCGCGCCTTcgacctcttcttccgctaCGTCCACCATATGCCCATGTTCACCTTCTTGCATCGAGCTTCTCTTATGGAGCAATATCAGGCCGGCAAAGTCGAAAGGCCTCTTCTGCTAGCCATTGTCGGCATCACATCATGTCTTACCAACATGGGCCCCGGCATGCGCGAATATGGGAATCTCTGCATCGATAAAGCCGAggcccttcttctcgccgacTACAGCCGCCTTTCCATTGTCAAAATCCAGGCactcgtcttcgtcatcaagcATCGAATTCTCTGTAACAAGTTCTCCAGCGCCTTTGTCCTCCATAGCTTTGCGTCTCGCTACGCCACCGCGCTGCGTCTCAACTACGAGGCGCCACATCTTCGTTTCCTAGCACAGGAATCTCGTCGACGCCTCATGTGGGCCATGTACTGCATCGATACCAGTGTCTGCGGCGGATACCCCGACTTTGTCCTCTGGAGGGCCGACCAGATCCATGTGAGCCTGCCATGTAACGAGCGCAATTTCGAATTCGATCTGGCGCAACATACGGAAAAGCTCGTGCCAGATTCGCACCAGCCACGACCACCACTTGCCGAGGACGTGGGAACCTTGGCTCTCCACGCGCGCATCTTATATATCCGCCAGAAGATTATCGAATTCACCAGGGTGGCACAATATGACCGCGGCATGGAACCTGCTGAGCTGCAAGGCCGAATTCTTGCCTTGGACAAGGAGCTTAGCGATTTCGCCGCCAACCTACCAACATCTTTTCAGTTCTCCGAAAACTCCCTGCGCCTCCGCGCCTATTCCCCACGAATCTGCGTCTTCGTCATGATCCACGTTTGGTGGCGTCAGTGCTACTGCGACCTCTACCGCCTAGCCTTGGCAGACGTAAACGGCGGGCTGCCGCAGTCTATGCTTGAAATGTTTGACCAGGCCTTCCTCGATCACTGCCACAGGCAATGCGTGGATCATGCCCTGGCCCTGACTCACATATTCTCGCTGATACAAAAGCTTGATGCCAAGCCGGTGGCGGATATCGACCTCGCAATGTGTGCGTACCAGTGCGCTCGGATGCTCATGtacctcttccagctcgatCTCTTCAGCCGCTTTGGCATCACGGCAGAGACAGTCATGGAGCAGGCGCAGCTCTGTCTACAGACCATCAAGGATTGCTGCGTGGGACCCGCGGTGGACTGCATCGTGACAGATCTTGAGAGATTGATCAGCCAAGGAAGAGCCGGCTCCATCCAAGGCAATAACATGCCGTCGCAGACGATTCCCCAAAACGCCCAGTTTGCAGATGGGTCGGATGTGATGAACGCTTCCTCAGCCGGCATGCAGCCTTTCAGCTCCCCTCCCAATGCTGCCAACAGCGCTGTCTCGCCTTTTACTCATCCTGTCATGACAGCTCCGTGGATGTCAGATAGCGGCTTTGCATCAACCATGGACCAGCAAACGCTGCCGCCCGAGATGCATGCTGCAGATCCTAGCAAGGGCGAGACGCCCGAGCTATCTGCACCCCGATCAGACTACGCGCAGTCAGACTTGAACAACGCCTACGACGGGGCCTTTGCAGGGCTGGGACTCGATGACGGCTTTGATTATGCCATGGGAGTGGACATGAATCTGTGGGCTACCAACGGAGGGAGCTGGATGTCGCAGGGCTTTGGCAACAATACCTGGCtgtga
- a CDS encoding uncharacterized protein (EggNog:ENOG41): protein MDLDPPPGAEMPSFGLTGSSLPEPQPGAASADGPGSLPVDRRPKKSSMTCAVCRFRKVRCNGARPCCGNCQRLGFPCSYDDADVDAWSLSLPRRRVKQACLSCHSRKARCSGHLPSCERCRVQGIECVYRPSKRAKPSSLTKSPNSPDRDSDREGGRDGRSQGENRYQDDGRNESPALTDQASSASPGPDITEGLSIDESFDSIVNRAFDLFFRYVHHMPMFTFLHRASLMEQYQAGKVERPLLLAIVGITSCLTNMGPGMREYGNLCIDKAEALLLADYSRLSIVKIQALVFVIKHRILCNKFSSAFVLHSFASRYATALRLNYEAPHLRFLAQESRRRLMWAMYCIDTSVCGGYPDFVLWRADQIHVSLPCNERNFEFDLAQHTEKLVPDSHQPRPPLAEDVGTLALHARILYIRQKIIEFTRVAQYDRGMEPAELQGRILALDKELSDFAANLPTSFQFSENSLRLRAYSPRICVFVMIHVWWRQCYCDLYRLALADVNGGLPQSMLEMFDQAFLDHCHRQCVDHALALTHIFSLIQKLDAKPVADIDLAMCAYQCARMLMYLFQLDLFSRFGITAETVMEQAQLCLQTIKDCCVGPAVDCIVTDLERLISQGRAGSIQGNNMPSQTIPQNAQFADGSDVMNASSAGMQPFSSPPNAANSAVSPFTHPVMTAPWMSDSGFASTMDQQTLPPEMHAADPSKGETPELSAPRSDYAQSDLNNAYDGAFAGLGLDDGFDYAMGVDMNLWATNGGSWMSQGFGNNTWL from the exons ATGGACCTCGACCCGCCGCCCGGGGCCGAGATGCCGTCCTTTGGCCTCACCGGGTCGTCGCTCCCGGAGCCTCAGCCCGGCGCTGCCAGCGCAGACGGCCCCGGATCCCTGCCCGTCGACCGCCGTCCCAAGAAGTCGTCCATGACATGCGCCGTCTGTCGCTTCCGCAAGGTTCGGTGCAACGGCGCGCGTCCGTGCTGTGGCAATTGCCAGCGCCTGGGCTTCCCCTGCTCCTACGACGAtgccgacgtcgacgcctggtctctctcgctgccgcGGCGGCGTGTCAAGCAGGCCTGTCTGAGCTGCCACAGCCGCAAGGCGCGGTGCTCCGGCCATCTGCCCTCGTGTGAGCGGTGTCGCGTCCAGGGCATCGAGTGTGTCTACCGGCCCAGCAAGCGAGCCAAGCCGTCGTCACTTACCAAGAGCCCCAACAGCCCAGATCGAGATTCAGACCGAGAAGGTGGTCGAGACGGCCGCAGTCAGGGAGAGAATCGATATCAGGATGATGGACGCAACGAAAGCCCAGCCTTGACTGACCAGGCCAGCTCTGCCAGTCCTGGACCGGACATCACCGAAGG CCTTTCTATAGACGAAAGCTTCGACTCCATTGTCAACCGCGCCTTcgacctcttcttccgctaCGTCCACCATATGCCCATGTTCACCTTCTTGCATCGAGCTTCTCTTATGGAGCAATATCAGGCCGGCAAAGTCGAAAGGCCTCTTCTGCTAGCCATTGTCGGCATCACATCATGTCTTACCAACATGGGCCCCGGCATGCGCGAATATGGGAATCTCTGCATCGATAAAGCCGAggcccttcttctcgccgacTACAGCCGCCTTTCCATTGTCAAAATCCAGGCactcgtcttcgtcatcaagcATCGAATTCTCTGTAACAAGTTCTCCAGCGCCTTTGTCCTCCATAGCTTTGCGTCTCGCTACGCCACCGCGCTGCGTCTCAACTACGAGGCGCCACATCTTCGTTTCCTAGCACAGGAATCTCGTCGACGCCTCATGTGGGCCATGTACTGCATCGATACCAGTGTCTGCGGCGGATACCCCGACTTTGTCCTCTGGAGGGCCGACCAGATCCATGTGAGCCTGCCATGTAACGAGCGCAATTTCGAATTCGATCTGGCGCAACATACGGAAAAGCTCGTGCCAGATTCGCACCAGCCACGACCACCACTTGCCGAGGACGTGGGAACCTTGGCTCTCCACGCGCGCATCTTATATATCCGCCAGAAGATTATCGAATTCACCAGGGTGGCACAATATGACCGCGGCATGGAACCTGCTGAGCTGCAAGGCCGAATTCTTGCCTTGGACAAGGAGCTTAGCGATTTCGCCGCCAACCTACCAACATCTTTTCAGTTCTCCGAAAACTCCCTGCGCCTCCGCGCCTATTCCCCACGAATCTGCGTCTTCGTCATGATCCACGTTTGGTGGCGTCAGTGCTACTGCGACCTCTACCGCCTAGCCTTGGCAGACGTAAACGGCGGGCTGCCGCAGTCTATGCTTGAAATGTTTGACCAGGCCTTCCTCGATCACTGCCACAGGCAATGCGTGGATCATGCCCTGGCCCTGACTCACATATTCTCGCTGATACAAAAGCTTGATGCCAAGCCGGTGGCGGATATCGACCTCGCAATGTGTGCGTACCAGTGCGCTCGGATGCTCATGtacctcttccagctcgatCTCTTCAGCCGCTTTGGCATCACGGCAGAGACAGTCATGGAGCAGGCGCAGCTCTGTCTACAGACCATCAAGGATTGCTGCGTGGGACCCGCGGTGGACTGCATCGTGACAGATCTTGAGAGATTGATCAGCCAAGGAAGAGCCGGCTCCATCCAAGGCAATAACATGCCGTCGCAGACGATTCCCCAAAACGCCCAGTTTGCAGATGGGTCGGATGTGATGAACGCTTCCTCAGCCGGCATGCAGCCTTTCAGCTCCCCTCCCAATGCTGCCAACAGCGCTGTCTCGCCTTTTACTCATCCTGTCATGACAGCTCCGTGGATGTCAGATAGCGGCTTTGCATCAACCATGGACCAGCAAACGCTGCCGCCCGAGATGCATGCTGCAGATCCTAGCAAGGGCGAGACGCCCGAGCTATCTGCACCCCGATCAGACTACGCGCAGTCAGACTTGAACAACGCCTACGACGGGGCCTTTGCAGGGCTGGGACTCGATGACGGCTTTGATTATGCCATGGGAGTGGACATGAATCTGTGGGCTACCAACGGAGGGAGCTGGATGTCGCAGGGCTTTGGCAACAATACCTGGCtgtga
- a CDS encoding uncharacterized protein (EggNog:ENOG41), with protein sequence MRLLDAKTLELVDILDDDVPPYAIISHTWGDEELTIQQLRRLGRHSHLASSSPKPLDRKRRAILSKKGYVKIAGAARLAVSRGLNYVWADTCCIDKTSSSELSEAINSMYLWYEQSAECYAYLSDVEPPATQDGNAFDKNLRNSRWFTRGWTLQELVAPKLVLFYGSDWSLLGQKHSPPEFAKTISEITGIDEEVLDGTIDPLQLSVSARMAWASHRNTTRLEDTAYCLMGLFQVNMPLLYGEGKRAFTRLQEHIIQRTDDQSIFAWNSFDDVEEDPDALFGLLAQSPAQFKDAGALQVLPPLPVYASAPSAMTNQGLRVQLYLVPRTFTDKTVMEEDYLAILDCVKRDRDVHLCPALHLRRLSEDQYGRLRPKTKHFKRPVSSSYQGEEGYRSVYIRQQPVYYHLPQFRLSPLNVESGLGSSDGVQYRLFDKYPAHYWNSATMTLSVRYSPKLQAMGVFRFQNIDRSSEKVDVVVGLRRLNTMEWEGWCFQLAYRDESLEHVFQEINKKIEKTTRKSNNSEMTSSTLRDSLGEDSTLASSASVEGVQLQGRLYISILVIPRAELLAESATFQISTNAVELSRCNQTLKSTSSNSGARAMTKVYCWSSSSQFGLDPSSPLMWMVQPVRVTSLLGDCAFMKPLYDFMSQLQQKRIEGGSNNTLSAIEQLAEALFLRDLDRAMTLIEYEVPDINLRTTDEYGFAPLHWAAAGGSSSCITLLQKNGAERKIFTESGLSPIHVAVLCNNWVWGALAHLNDEGEAAWLANERTWPFSETPLHLAAASTPDTELGEQFFQELLDWSWVRTGPNPRNIFEETPLHRAAAGNNANAIEALVAFSPWGFNIDNVDQYGRTSLWHAAAAGACKAIKSLIRLRASVNLTDDLGRSPLHAACRGGHDDAVKLLRQHGARSDIETNSLNLLPMHLAAMFGYVDCLTLFLDPSWRIVSQASLDKAVQIAASFGKQACVESLCQYGANPYVAFEYYLRPSDSHAVVVEKEADAYTAARSEQQWHIVSYFNTSEALRDLQKRVYPIEGQLGTDNSMPSFSAPIDVLPPKRESEPAYILSEPYYGNPAHENAPAPDTMPHASNNPHYPIAPNTDTPLHGNLPIPVSPYAPRQRPPQAYESLCRQ encoded by the coding sequence ATGCGCTTATTAGACGCGAAAACACTAGAGTTGGTCGACatcctcgacgacgacgtcCCTCCCTACGCCATTATATCGCATACTTGGGGCGATGAGGAACTTAcgatccagcagctgcggcgaCTGGGAAGACATTCGCATCTCGcgtcctcttctcccaaACCATTAGATAGAAAGAGGAGAGCCATTCTCTCGAAAAAGGGCTACGTCAAAATCGCTGGTGCCGCTCGACTAGCTGTCAGCCGAGGGCTCAATTACGTCTGGGCCGATACGTGCTGCATCGACAAGACCAGCTCATCTGAGTTGtccgaggccatcaactCCATGTATCTGTGGTACGAGCAATCTGCCGAGTGCTATGCGTACCTTTCCGACGTCGAGCCGCCGGCCACCCAAGATGGCAATGCATTCGACAAGAATCTCCGCAATAGTCGGTGGTTCACAAGGGGATGGACGCTCCAAGAGCTGGTTGCGCCAAAGCTCGTTCTCTTCTACGGCAGCGACTGGAGCCTCCTTGGCCAAAAACACTCTCCCCCCGAGTTCGCAAAGACCATCAGCGAAATCACTGGCATTGATGAGGAAGTGCTGGACGGCACCATCGACCCCCTTCAGCTGAGCGTGTCTGCTCGCATGGCCTGGGCGTCTCATAGAAACACCACCAGGCTCGAAGACACTGCATACTGTTTGATGGGACTGTTCCAAGTCAACATGCCGCTTCTATACGGTGAAGGAAAGCGTGCTTTTACGAGACTTCAAGAGCACATCATCCAACGCACAGACGACCAGTCCATATTTGCGTGGAACTCATTTGATGATGTAGAAGAAGACCCAGATGCTCTTTTTGGCTTACTTGCACAGTCTCCAGCCCAATTCAAAGATGCCGGCGCTTTGCAAGTCCTGCCGCCTTTACCTGTGTATGCAAGTGCTCCATCCGCCATGACGAATCAAGGCCTTCGCGTCCAGCTCTACCTCGTGCCACGTACATTCACAGACAAAACTGTCATGGAAGAAGACTACTTAGCCATCCTGGACTGTGTTAAGCGCGACCGAGATGTCCACCTGTGCCCCGCACTTCATCTGCGGCGGCTCTCAGAGGACCAGTACGGAAGGCTGCGGCCAAAAACGAAGCATTTCAAGCGACCCGTGTCCTCTTCCtaccaaggagaagagggctaCCGCTCGGTATACATAAGGCAACAGCCGGTATACTATCACCTTCCACAGTTCAGACTCTCGCCTCTCAATGTCGAGTCAGGACTTGGTTCTTCTGATGGTGTTCAGTATCGCCTGTTCGACAAGTACCCCGCGCACTACTGGAATTCTGCCACCATGACTCTCAGCGTCCGTTACTCTCCCAAATTACAAGCCATGGGAGTGTTTAGGTTCCAGAACATTGACAGATCTTCCGAGAAAGTGGACGTGGTCGTGGGTTTGCGGCGCTTGAACACGATGGAATGGGAGGGATGGTGCTTCCAATTGGCATATCGTGACGAGTCTCTCGAGCATGTTTTCCAAGAAATCAACAAAAAGATTGAAAAAACCACTCGCAAGTCCAACAATAGCGAGATGACTTCGTCAACTCTCCGTGACTCTCTTGGAGAGGACTCGACGTTGGCGAGCAGCGCGTCGGTCGAGGGCGTACAGCTTCAAGGACGGCTCTACATCTCCATCTTAGTGATTCCAAGAGCAGAACTTCTGGCTGAGAGTGCGACATTTCAAATTTCCACGAACGCTGTAGAATTATCCAGATGCAATCAGACACTAAAGTCCACATCCTCCAATTCTGGGGCGAGAGCAATGACCAAAGTATACTGCTGGTCTTCTAGCTCTCAATTTGGGCTTGACCCCTCGTCTCCTTTGATGTGGATGGTCCAGCCTGTTCGAGTGACGTCTTTGCTAGGAGACTGTGCTTTTATGAAGCCCCTCTACGATTTCATGTCACAACTTCAGCAGAAAAGAATAGAAGGCGGCTCAAATAATACACTGAGTGCCATCGAACAACTAGCTGAGGCTTTGTTCCTTAGAGATTTAGACCGGGCTATGACGCTGATTGAATACGAGGTACCCGATATTAATTTACGAACCACTGATGAGTATGGGTTTGCACCACTGCATTGGGCTGCTGCAGGTGGCTCTTCTAGCTGCATCACGCTGCTCCAAAAGAATGGAGCCGAACGCAAGATATTTACAGAGAGCGGCCTGTCGCCTATTCACGTTGCCGTACTCTGTAATAATTGGGTCTGGGGTGCTCTGGCACATCTCAATGATGAAGGAGAGGCCGCATGGCTTGCAAACGAGAGGACGTGGCCCTTTTCGGAGACGCCGCTGCATCTGGCTGCAGCATCCACCCCTGACACTGAGCTTGGTGAGCAATTCTTTCAAGAGTTGCTGGATTGGAGTTGGGTACGCACTGGCCCGAACCCTCGAAATATTTTTGAAGAAACTCCGCTACATAGAGCCGCTGCTGGGAATAACGCGAATGCCATTGAGGCTCTAGTCGCTTTTAGCCCTTGGGGTTTCAACATAGACAATGTGGATCAGTACGGACGGACTTCGCTCTGgcatgccgctgctgcaggcgcCTGTAAGGCTATTAAGTCGCTGATACGCTTGCGGGCATCTGTCAACCTGACAGATGATCTGGGGAGGAGCCCTTTGCACGCAGCCTGTAGGGGAGGGCAcgacgatgccgtcaagTTGCTTCGTCAACACGGTGCAAGGTCAGACATCGAGACCAACTCCCTGAACTTATTGCCAATGCATCTTGCAGCCATGTTTGGATATGTTGATTGCTTGACGCTTTTCCTCGATCCCTCGTGGCGAATTGTTTCTCAGGCCAGTCTGGACAAGGCGGTCCAAATAGCGGCCTCGTTCGGGAAGCAGGCATGCGTGGAGAGTCTTTGCCAGTACGGTGCTAACCCGTATGTGGCTTTTGAGTACTACTTACGACCCAGTGATAGCCATGCTGTTGTGGTCGAAAAGGAAGCCGACGCATACACCGCCGCACGTTCGGAGCAGCAGTGGCATATTGTCAGCTATTTCAATACTTCGGAAGCACTAAGAGATCTGCAAAAGCGTGTATATCCTATCGAAGGACAGCTCGGCACGGACAATTCAATGCCGTCTTTCTCTGCTCCTATCGATGTGCTTCCGCCCAAGAGAGAATCGGAACCAGCTTATATACTTTCTGAGCCCTATTATGGCAACCCAGCTCATGAAAACGCCCCTGCCCCTGACACAATGCCTCATGCCAGCAACAATCCCCATTATCCCATCGCACCAAACACAGACACGCCCCTGCATGGCAACCTGCCGATTCCTGTTTCACCTTACGCGCCTCGGCAAAGACCGCCACAGGCTTATGAAAGTCTTTGTCGACAGTAA
- a CDS encoding uncharacterized protein (EggNog:ENOG41~TransMembrane:2 (o580-605i626-654o)) — protein sequence MDRFGQERERVKQEKQEKQAMERAGKSRLFDALDNPAAVHQLIVEGEDTNYEDFLGATPLHWVFSQETPNLESAEIIHQNGGNIDSQDYQGNTPLEYAVRHAKTAAGAEWLLAKGADPNIKTKQNLLLFASSQGKIDILKMLLEAGADPNTPRHFPPLFSAMGLGKLFNETVDLFLAHGANPVAQTNGDMTPLAYAARHGNSSGRLSVIRKVYEQAQRRGTPYTAEQLGKALSEYRGINYPRDFFEQFLEWNVDVNQKIARPHGGFTRPLIIACGDAGVDMDAVRHLLSLGADPTLTDDDGNTPLHAAIHTGAPDTALFLLEILDAQAIDQVNKHGQTALHFACGGVHPDAFNARWNKRFLLVPELGGFFKDEAVRQFKDTTIITYRAETQIARRMRLIPALLSKGASPYAQDSPTGATPLHYVCRLGVAEIVTAFLQGCSGKCLQVKDNLGQTALHWAAVYGKAGAVKALQQWSQTEQDFVGDDGGPYGRNLPCVADKDGRLPLHLAAMKGHDDAMDVLLEYTPATHYKAKDVDGRTPLWYAEEWFEDTDYGSCVLYRDDDCAGKIHRKLDSVRVNPRYYYAFAAVASLVGVAVIFRSAIAGAAGAVVDLGCRLCVKAWRGGRSWLAMGGGCVAMGSGCVAMCCSWCCGWVAIYAR from the coding sequence ATGGATAGATTTGGGCAGGAAAGGGAGAGGGTCAAACAGGAAAAACAGGAAAAACAGGCAATGGAAAGAGCTGGGAAATCACGGCTGTTTGACGCCCTGGATAACCCAGCCGCAGTTCACCAGCTGATTGTGGAAGGGGAAGACACCAACTATGAAGATTTTCTCGGAGCAACTCCACTGCACTGGGTATTCTCACAAGAGACCCCGAATCTAGAATCTGCGGAAATAATTCATCAAAATGGAGGGAATATAGATAGCCAGGACTACCAGGGAAACACGCCTCTCGAGTATGCCGTTCGCCACGCAAAGACCGCGGCAGGGGCAGAGTGGCTTCTAGCCAAAGGCGCAGATCCAAACATCAAGACGAAACAGAATCTCTTGCTATTTGCCTCGTCTCAAGGCAAAATCGACATCCTTAAGATGTTGCTGGAAGCTGGGGCGGATCCAAACACGCCACGACACTTCCCgccgctcttctccgccatggGACTAGGAAAGCTTTTCAACGAGACGGTAGATTTATTTCTCGCACACGGGGCCAATCCTGTTGCCCAGACAAATGGGGATATGACGCCTCTGGCCTATGCCGCTCGCCACGGCAATTCTTCTGGCCGCTTGAGCGTGATTCGCAAAGTGTATGAACAGGCACAGCGTCGAGGCACTCCCTATACCGCAGAACAGCTGGGCAAGGCTCTTTCTGAATATCGCGGCATAAACTATCCCCGAGACTTTTTCGAACAATTTCTGGAGTGGAACGTGGATGTGAATCAAAAAATAGCTCGCCCACACGGAGGCTTCACTCGGCCTTTGATTATTGCTtgtggcgatgctggcgttGACATGGACGCCGTTCGGCATCTGCTAAGTTTGGGGGCGGATCCAACTTTGacagatgacgatggaaaCACTCCGCTTCATGCAGCGATACACACAGGAGCACCAGATACGGCTCTGTTCTTACTAGAGATTCTTGACGCCCAGGCGATTGACCAAGTAAATAAGCATGGCCAGACAGCTTTGCATTTCGCCTGCGGGGGGGTTCACCCGGATGCTTTCAATGCCCGCTGGAATAAGAGATTCCTCCTAGTCCCTGAACTAGGAGGCTTTTTCAAAGATGAAGCAGTGCGTCAGTTCAAAGACACGACTATTATTACTTATCGTGCAGAAACTCAAATCGCACGCCGCATGCGTCTCATCCCAGCTCTGCTCAGCAAGGGGGCATCCCCATACGCGCAGGATTCTCCCACAGGCGCCACGCCATTGCACTACGTGTGCAGGCTTGGAGTTGCTGAGATTGTGACTGCTTTCCTGCAGGGCTGTTCTGGGAAATGCCTGCAAGTAAAGGACAATCTGGGCCAGACGGCATTGCACTGGGCGGCCGTATACGGCAAAGCCGGCGCCGTGAAGGCGCTCCAGCAATGGTCCCAAACAGAACAAGATTTCGTAGGCGACGACGGAGGACCGTACGGGCGAAATCTCCCCTGCGTGGCGGACAAAGATGGTCGCCTGCCGCTTCATCTTGCCGCAATGAAGGGCCACgacgatgccatggatgTGTTGCTAGAGTACACTCCCGCCACGCACTACAAAGCCAAAGACGTGGACGGCCGCACGCCTTTGTGGTATGCCGAGGAATGGTTCGAAGACACAGACTATGGGAGCTGCGTTTTATATAGAGACGACGACTGTGCGGGCAAGATTCACAGGAAGTTGGACAGCGTGCGCGTTAATCCGCGTTACTACtatgcttttgctgctgtggcttcTTTGGTGGGTGTGGCGGTCATCTTTCGGTCTGCTattgctggtgctgcggGTGCTGTTGTTGATTTGGGCTGTAGACTCTGTGTGAAGGCGTGGCGAGGGGGGAGAAGTTGGTTGGCGATGGGGGGTGGTTGCGTGGCGATGGGGAGTGGTTGCGTGGCGATGTGCTGTAGCTGGTGCTGTGGCTGGGTGGCAATCTATGCGAGATGA